One Anolis carolinensis isolate JA03-04 chromosome 4, rAnoCar3.1.pri, whole genome shotgun sequence DNA window includes the following coding sequences:
- the cdk18 gene encoding cyclin-dependent kinase 18 isoform X2 has protein sequence MNKMKTFKRRFSLSVPRTETIEESLAEFTEQFNQLNNRKNEDMAQGHLNLGHLNKDIKTQPSSFSPVEGQSQMEVQYRNGNQRRFSMEDVSRRLSLSVDIRLPPEFLQKLERESPEMSKPLSRMSRRASLSDIGFGKMETYVKLEKLGEGTYATVFKGRSKLTKNLVALKEIRLEHEEGAPCTAIREVSLLKNLKHANIVTLHDIIHTKCSLTLVFEYLDSDLKQYLDNCGNLMSMHNVKIFMFQLLRGLSYCHQLKILHRDLKPQNLLINGKGELKLADFGLARAKSVPTKTYSNEVVTLWYRPPDVLLGSTEYSTPIDMWGVGCIHYEMVTGRPMFPGSTVKEELHLIFRILGTPTEETWPGITSNEEFKTYNFTHHRAQPLINHVPRLDTEGIDLLSSLLLYEAKQRISAEAALRHPYFMALGEHVHLLPETASIFSLKEIQLQKDPGYRGSNFQHSARGKNRRQSIF, from the exons ATATGGCACAAGGACATCTGAACCTGGGTCATCTGAACAAGGATATCAAGACACAGCCCAGCTCTTTTTCACCTGTGGAAGGCCAGTCCCAAATGGAAGTGCAGTACCGAAATGGCAACCAACGGCGGTTTTCTATGGAG gaTGTCAGCAGGCGCCTCTCTCTCTCCGTGGATATTCGCCTTCCCCCAGAGTTCCTCCAGAAACTAGAGAGGGAAAGTCCAGAGATGTCTAAGCCTCTAAGCAGAATGTCTCGGCGGGCATCACTT TCAGACATCGGGTTTGGGAAGATGGAGACTTATGTTAAGCTTGAGAAGCTGGGGGAG GGCACCTATGCCACTGTCTTTAAAGGGCGCAGTAAGCTCACCAAGAACCTGGTTGCTCTAAAAGAAATCCGGCTGGAACATGAAGAAGGAGCCCCTTGCACAGCTATCCGAGAGG TTTCCTTACTGAAGAATCTGAAGCATGCAAATATTGTGACCCTCCATGATATCATCCACACAAAATGCTCCCTCACGCTGGTCTTTGAATATCTG GACAGTGACCTGAAGCAGTATCTGGATAACTGTGGAAATCTGATGAGCATGCATAATGTGAAG ATCTTCATGTTTCAGCTACTGCGTGGGTTGTCCTATTGCCACCAGCTTAAGATCCTACATAGGGATCTGAAGCCACAAAATCTGCTTATTAATGGAAAGGGAGAACTGAAGCTCGCTGACTTTG GTCTAGCCAGAGCCAAGTCTGTCCCTACAAAAACGTATTCCAATGAAGTGGTCACATTGTGGTATCGGCCTCCTGATGTTCTTCTAGGATCTACAGAGTACTCCACTCCCATTGACATGTG GGGTGTGGGTTGCATACACTATGAAATGGTTACAGGACGTCCCATGTTTCCAGGATCTACAGTGAAAGAGGAATTACATTTAATATTCAGGATATTGG gCACCCCTACAGAAGAAACCTGGCCTGGCATTACATCTAATGAGGAATTCAAGACATATAATTTTACACATCATCGAGCCCAGCCATTGATAAATCACGTGCCAAG ACTAGATACAGAAGGGATCGACCTGTTGTCAAGTCTCCTCCTG TATGAAGCCAAACAACGCATTTCGGCTGAGGCAGCCTTGAGGCACCCGTACTTCATGGCCCTGGGCGAACACGTGCACCTCCTTCCTGAGA CTGCCTCCATCTTTTCTCTGAAGGAAATACAGCTTCAAAAGGACCCAGGTTACAGAGGTTCAAACTTCCAGCACTCAG CTCGAGGAAAGAACAGGAGGCAAAGCATATTTTAA
- the cdk18 gene encoding cyclin-dependent kinase 18 isoform X4, protein MAQGHLNLGHLNKDIKTQPSSFSPVEGQSQMEVQYRNGNQRRFSMEDVSRRLSLSVDIRLPPEFLQKLERESPEMSKPLSRMSRRASLSDIGFGKMETYVKLEKLGEGTYATVFKGRSKLTKNLVALKEIRLEHEEGAPCTAIREVSLLKNLKHANIVTLHDIIHTKCSLTLVFEYLDSDLKQYLDNCGNLMSMHNVKIFMFQLLRGLSYCHQLKILHRDLKPQNLLINGKGELKLADFGLARAKSVPTKTYSNEVVTLWYRPPDVLLGSTEYSTPIDMWGVGCIHYEMVTGRPMFPGSTVKEELHLIFRILGTPTEETWPGITSNEEFKTYNFTHHRAQPLINHVPRLDTEGIDLLSSLLLYEAKQRISAEAALRHPYFMALGEHVHLLPETASIFSLKEIQLQKDPGYRGSNFQHSARGKNRRQSIF, encoded by the exons ATGGCACAAGGACATCTGAACCTGGGTCATCTGAACAAGGATATCAAGACACAGCCCAGCTCTTTTTCACCTGTGGAAGGCCAGTCCCAAATGGAAGTGCAGTACCGAAATGGCAACCAACGGCGGTTTTCTATGGAG gaTGTCAGCAGGCGCCTCTCTCTCTCCGTGGATATTCGCCTTCCCCCAGAGTTCCTCCAGAAACTAGAGAGGGAAAGTCCAGAGATGTCTAAGCCTCTAAGCAGAATGTCTCGGCGGGCATCACTT TCAGACATCGGGTTTGGGAAGATGGAGACTTATGTTAAGCTTGAGAAGCTGGGGGAG GGCACCTATGCCACTGTCTTTAAAGGGCGCAGTAAGCTCACCAAGAACCTGGTTGCTCTAAAAGAAATCCGGCTGGAACATGAAGAAGGAGCCCCTTGCACAGCTATCCGAGAGG TTTCCTTACTGAAGAATCTGAAGCATGCAAATATTGTGACCCTCCATGATATCATCCACACAAAATGCTCCCTCACGCTGGTCTTTGAATATCTG GACAGTGACCTGAAGCAGTATCTGGATAACTGTGGAAATCTGATGAGCATGCATAATGTGAAG ATCTTCATGTTTCAGCTACTGCGTGGGTTGTCCTATTGCCACCAGCTTAAGATCCTACATAGGGATCTGAAGCCACAAAATCTGCTTATTAATGGAAAGGGAGAACTGAAGCTCGCTGACTTTG GTCTAGCCAGAGCCAAGTCTGTCCCTACAAAAACGTATTCCAATGAAGTGGTCACATTGTGGTATCGGCCTCCTGATGTTCTTCTAGGATCTACAGAGTACTCCACTCCCATTGACATGTG GGGTGTGGGTTGCATACACTATGAAATGGTTACAGGACGTCCCATGTTTCCAGGATCTACAGTGAAAGAGGAATTACATTTAATATTCAGGATATTGG gCACCCCTACAGAAGAAACCTGGCCTGGCATTACATCTAATGAGGAATTCAAGACATATAATTTTACACATCATCGAGCCCAGCCATTGATAAATCACGTGCCAAG ACTAGATACAGAAGGGATCGACCTGTTGTCAAGTCTCCTCCTG TATGAAGCCAAACAACGCATTTCGGCTGAGGCAGCCTTGAGGCACCCGTACTTCATGGCCCTGGGCGAACACGTGCACCTCCTTCCTGAGA CTGCCTCCATCTTTTCTCTGAAGGAAATACAGCTTCAAAAGGACCCAGGTTACAGAGGTTCAAACTTCCAGCACTCAG CTCGAGGAAAGAACAGGAGGCAAAGCATATTTTAA
- the cdk18 gene encoding cyclin-dependent kinase 18 isoform X3, whose amino-acid sequence MKVKDMAQGHLNLGHLNKDIKTQPSSFSPVEGQSQMEVQYRNGNQRRFSMEDVSRRLSLSVDIRLPPEFLQKLERESPEMSKPLSRMSRRASLSDIGFGKMETYVKLEKLGEGTYATVFKGRSKLTKNLVALKEIRLEHEEGAPCTAIREVSLLKNLKHANIVTLHDIIHTKCSLTLVFEYLDSDLKQYLDNCGNLMSMHNVKIFMFQLLRGLSYCHQLKILHRDLKPQNLLINGKGELKLADFGLARAKSVPTKTYSNEVVTLWYRPPDVLLGSTEYSTPIDMWGVGCIHYEMVTGRPMFPGSTVKEELHLIFRILGTPTEETWPGITSNEEFKTYNFTHHRAQPLINHVPRLDTEGIDLLSSLLLYEAKQRISAEAALRHPYFMALGEHVHLLPETASIFSLKEIQLQKDPGYRGSNFQHSARGKNRRQSIF is encoded by the exons ATATGGCACAAGGACATCTGAACCTGGGTCATCTGAACAAGGATATCAAGACACAGCCCAGCTCTTTTTCACCTGTGGAAGGCCAGTCCCAAATGGAAGTGCAGTACCGAAATGGCAACCAACGGCGGTTTTCTATGGAG gaTGTCAGCAGGCGCCTCTCTCTCTCCGTGGATATTCGCCTTCCCCCAGAGTTCCTCCAGAAACTAGAGAGGGAAAGTCCAGAGATGTCTAAGCCTCTAAGCAGAATGTCTCGGCGGGCATCACTT TCAGACATCGGGTTTGGGAAGATGGAGACTTATGTTAAGCTTGAGAAGCTGGGGGAG GGCACCTATGCCACTGTCTTTAAAGGGCGCAGTAAGCTCACCAAGAACCTGGTTGCTCTAAAAGAAATCCGGCTGGAACATGAAGAAGGAGCCCCTTGCACAGCTATCCGAGAGG TTTCCTTACTGAAGAATCTGAAGCATGCAAATATTGTGACCCTCCATGATATCATCCACACAAAATGCTCCCTCACGCTGGTCTTTGAATATCTG GACAGTGACCTGAAGCAGTATCTGGATAACTGTGGAAATCTGATGAGCATGCATAATGTGAAG ATCTTCATGTTTCAGCTACTGCGTGGGTTGTCCTATTGCCACCAGCTTAAGATCCTACATAGGGATCTGAAGCCACAAAATCTGCTTATTAATGGAAAGGGAGAACTGAAGCTCGCTGACTTTG GTCTAGCCAGAGCCAAGTCTGTCCCTACAAAAACGTATTCCAATGAAGTGGTCACATTGTGGTATCGGCCTCCTGATGTTCTTCTAGGATCTACAGAGTACTCCACTCCCATTGACATGTG GGGTGTGGGTTGCATACACTATGAAATGGTTACAGGACGTCCCATGTTTCCAGGATCTACAGTGAAAGAGGAATTACATTTAATATTCAGGATATTGG gCACCCCTACAGAAGAAACCTGGCCTGGCATTACATCTAATGAGGAATTCAAGACATATAATTTTACACATCATCGAGCCCAGCCATTGATAAATCACGTGCCAAG ACTAGATACAGAAGGGATCGACCTGTTGTCAAGTCTCCTCCTG TATGAAGCCAAACAACGCATTTCGGCTGAGGCAGCCTTGAGGCACCCGTACTTCATGGCCCTGGGCGAACACGTGCACCTCCTTCCTGAGA CTGCCTCCATCTTTTCTCTGAAGGAAATACAGCTTCAAAAGGACCCAGGTTACAGAGGTTCAAACTTCCAGCACTCAG CTCGAGGAAAGAACAGGAGGCAAAGCATATTTTAA
- the cdk18 gene encoding cyclin-dependent kinase 18 isoform X1, whose protein sequence is MKSGAESNITSVCVQILPLSLLNIPAKTVWVQTPNMAQGHLNLGHLNKDIKTQPSSFSPVEGQSQMEVQYRNGNQRRFSMEDVSRRLSLSVDIRLPPEFLQKLERESPEMSKPLSRMSRRASLSDIGFGKMETYVKLEKLGEGTYATVFKGRSKLTKNLVALKEIRLEHEEGAPCTAIREVSLLKNLKHANIVTLHDIIHTKCSLTLVFEYLDSDLKQYLDNCGNLMSMHNVKIFMFQLLRGLSYCHQLKILHRDLKPQNLLINGKGELKLADFGLARAKSVPTKTYSNEVVTLWYRPPDVLLGSTEYSTPIDMWGVGCIHYEMVTGRPMFPGSTVKEELHLIFRILGTPTEETWPGITSNEEFKTYNFTHHRAQPLINHVPRLDTEGIDLLSSLLLYEAKQRISAEAALRHPYFMALGEHVHLLPETASIFSLKEIQLQKDPGYRGSNFQHSARGKNRRQSIF, encoded by the exons ATGAAAAGTGGAGCAGAATCAAACATTACTTCAGTATGTGTCCAGATTCTGCCTTTATCCCTATTAAATATCCCAGCCAAGACAGTTTGGGTACAGACACCTA ATATGGCACAAGGACATCTGAACCTGGGTCATCTGAACAAGGATATCAAGACACAGCCCAGCTCTTTTTCACCTGTGGAAGGCCAGTCCCAAATGGAAGTGCAGTACCGAAATGGCAACCAACGGCGGTTTTCTATGGAG gaTGTCAGCAGGCGCCTCTCTCTCTCCGTGGATATTCGCCTTCCCCCAGAGTTCCTCCAGAAACTAGAGAGGGAAAGTCCAGAGATGTCTAAGCCTCTAAGCAGAATGTCTCGGCGGGCATCACTT TCAGACATCGGGTTTGGGAAGATGGAGACTTATGTTAAGCTTGAGAAGCTGGGGGAG GGCACCTATGCCACTGTCTTTAAAGGGCGCAGTAAGCTCACCAAGAACCTGGTTGCTCTAAAAGAAATCCGGCTGGAACATGAAGAAGGAGCCCCTTGCACAGCTATCCGAGAGG TTTCCTTACTGAAGAATCTGAAGCATGCAAATATTGTGACCCTCCATGATATCATCCACACAAAATGCTCCCTCACGCTGGTCTTTGAATATCTG GACAGTGACCTGAAGCAGTATCTGGATAACTGTGGAAATCTGATGAGCATGCATAATGTGAAG ATCTTCATGTTTCAGCTACTGCGTGGGTTGTCCTATTGCCACCAGCTTAAGATCCTACATAGGGATCTGAAGCCACAAAATCTGCTTATTAATGGAAAGGGAGAACTGAAGCTCGCTGACTTTG GTCTAGCCAGAGCCAAGTCTGTCCCTACAAAAACGTATTCCAATGAAGTGGTCACATTGTGGTATCGGCCTCCTGATGTTCTTCTAGGATCTACAGAGTACTCCACTCCCATTGACATGTG GGGTGTGGGTTGCATACACTATGAAATGGTTACAGGACGTCCCATGTTTCCAGGATCTACAGTGAAAGAGGAATTACATTTAATATTCAGGATATTGG gCACCCCTACAGAAGAAACCTGGCCTGGCATTACATCTAATGAGGAATTCAAGACATATAATTTTACACATCATCGAGCCCAGCCATTGATAAATCACGTGCCAAG ACTAGATACAGAAGGGATCGACCTGTTGTCAAGTCTCCTCCTG TATGAAGCCAAACAACGCATTTCGGCTGAGGCAGCCTTGAGGCACCCGTACTTCATGGCCCTGGGCGAACACGTGCACCTCCTTCCTGAGA CTGCCTCCATCTTTTCTCTGAAGGAAATACAGCTTCAAAAGGACCCAGGTTACAGAGGTTCAAACTTCCAGCACTCAG CTCGAGGAAAGAACAGGAGGCAAAGCATATTTTAA